A genomic stretch from Dissulfurispira thermophila includes:
- a CDS encoding MOSC domain-containing protein produces the protein MTGKIVSINTSEKKGIRKKPVNAVTIKENSGIDGDAHASDKWHRQVSLLAIESIKKMQEIGLDVKPGDFAENITTEGIDLLALPIGTRMRLGKDVIAEVSQIGKECHTRCAIYYQAGDCVMPKEGIFVKVLKGGEVKVGDEISVMFKKSAEEYL, from the coding sequence ATGACAGGTAAGATAGTTTCTATAAATACAAGCGAAAAAAAAGGCATCAGGAAAAAGCCTGTTAATGCTGTGACCATAAAAGAAAACTCAGGCATTGACGGTGATGCACATGCATCCGATAAATGGCACAGACAGGTAAGTCTGCTTGCCATTGAAAGTATAAAAAAGATGCAAGAAATAGGGCTTGATGTGAAGCCAGGGGATTTTGCAGAAAATATTACAACAGAGGGAATAGACCTTCTTGCCTTGCCCATTGGCACTCGAATGAGACTCGGCAAAGATGTAATTGCTGAAGTAAGCCAGATAGGTAAGGAATGCCACACAAGATGTGCTATATACTATCAAGCTGGTGATTGTGTAATGCCAAAAGAAGGTATTTTTGTAAAAGTGCTCAAGGGTGGCGAGGTCAAAGTAGGAGACGAGATTTCGGTAATGTTCAAAAAATCTGCGGAGGAATACCTTTAA
- the mnmA gene encoding tRNA 2-thiouridine(34) synthase MnmA: MQKVIVGMSGGVDSSVTAYLLKTQGYDVEGISFILYEARMKNTFTGCCSIEAINDARRSAEQIGVKHSSIDLRDEFIQKVIEPFVEAYSKGITPNPCILCNKYIKFPYLLKTANEKNADFMATGHYARISNPSCDMHHLHPRKSCDFLGSSIQLKDKSLYNRPMLLKGVDAKKDQSYVLYVLRQEELSHLILPIGEKTKKEVREIANALNLSSAKRPESQEICFIEDRNYPKFLEHLTESKEGPIIDVETGNVLGRHKGLHLYTIGQRKRLGIATGKPLFVTKIDPSKNAIYVGPREAAMMKEFAVEGVNWLIKKDRTFRATVKVRSTMKDEPATVEVLDKDKVRIIYDEPQWAPAPGQSAVFYDRDVVVGGGIII, encoded by the coding sequence ATGCAAAAGGTAATAGTAGGAATGAGCGGAGGAGTTGACTCCTCTGTCACAGCCTATCTTTTAAAGACACAGGGATATGATGTCGAAGGAATAAGCTTCATTCTGTATGAGGCAAGAATGAAAAACACCTTTACAGGATGCTGCTCTATTGAGGCAATCAATGATGCACGTCGCTCTGCAGAGCAGATAGGTGTAAAACATTCGTCAATAGACTTGCGTGATGAGTTTATCCAAAAGGTAATAGAACCATTTGTCGAGGCATATTCAAAGGGAATAACTCCAAACCCATGCATACTATGCAATAAATACATAAAATTCCCATATCTACTAAAAACAGCAAATGAAAAAAATGCAGATTTTATGGCAACTGGACACTATGCAAGAATTAGTAATCCATCATGCGACATGCATCATCTGCACCCCAGAAAATCTTGCGATTTTCTGGGGTCCTCGATTCAGTTAAAAGACAAAAGCCTTTATAATAGACCAATGCTCTTAAAAGGTGTAGATGCAAAAAAAGACCAATCTTATGTGCTTTATGTCTTAAGACAAGAAGAATTAAGCCACCTCATATTACCTATTGGAGAGAAAACAAAAAAAGAGGTGCGCGAGATAGCAAATGCCCTGAACTTATCATCTGCAAAAAGGCCTGAAAGTCAGGAGATATGCTTTATAGAAGACAGAAACTATCCCAAATTTTTAGAACATCTAACAGAATCTAAAGAAGGTCCTATAATTGATGTGGAAACAGGCAATGTCCTCGGCAGACACAAGGGATTACACCTATATACAATTGGGCAGAGAAAAAGGCTTGGCATTGCAACAGGCAAGCCATTGTTTGTGACAAAAATAGACCCTTCAAAAAATGCTATATATGTGGGACCGCGTGAAGCAGCAATGATGAAGGAGTTTGCAGTGGAAGGTGTCAACTGGCTGATCAAAAAAGACAGAACTTTTCGTGCTACTGTTAAAGTGCGTTCAACTATGAAGGATGAACCAGCAACTGTTGAGGTATTGGATAAAGATAAGGTCAGGATTATATACGATGAGCCTCAGTGGGCACCAGCACCAGGCCAGAGTGCAGTCTTCTACGATAGAGATGTAGTTGTGGGTGGAGGCATAATCATTTAA
- a CDS encoding peptidylprolyl isomerase, with the protein MKRFLLIIIIFAFVASCAKESSQKGSYVMKIDGNVYTQEDIQAEIATLPDMAREFFQGPEGAQRFVDELVKKELLYTEAKNRGLDKDKDFLKKLEEFKKITLINQLLEREIETASKITDKDIKDYYDKHKEDFTVNTQVRISHIVVKTEDDAKKVYERLKKGEDFAKIASDVSLDKASAKTGGDIGNFKRGEMKSELEDVAFRLKKGEISMPVKLKDGIHILKVTDAKGSVLEFEKVKGLIGQRIAAEKQRESFDKLIENLKKKHKIDINKDALSKITFAPAPAQK; encoded by the coding sequence ATGAAGAGATTTTTGCTGATAATTATTATTTTTGCTTTTGTTGCCTCATGTGCAAAGGAAAGTAGTCAAAAGGGCAGCTATGTAATGAAAATAGATGGCAATGTATATACTCAAGAAGATATCCAGGCAGAGATAGCCACCCTTCCTGATATGGCAAGGGAGTTCTTTCAGGGACCAGAAGGTGCTCAGAGATTTGTGGATGAATTGGTCAAAAAAGAATTGCTTTATACAGAGGCAAAAAATAGGGGACTTGACAAGGACAAGGATTTCTTGAAAAAACTTGAAGAGTTTAAAAAGATTACCCTCATCAATCAATTGCTCGAAAGAGAGATTGAAACAGCATCAAAGATTACGGATAAGGATATAAAAGACTACTATGACAAGCATAAAGAAGACTTTACAGTTAATACACAGGTCCGAATCAGCCATATAGTAGTGAAAACAGAAGATGATGCTAAAAAGGTCTATGAAAGGCTCAAAAAAGGAGAGGACTTTGCAAAGATTGCTTCTGATGTCTCTCTTGATAAGGCATCTGCAAAGACAGGAGGGGACATTGGAAACTTCAAAAGAGGTGAAATGAAGTCAGAACTTGAGGATGTTGCCTTTAGACTAAAAAAAGGTGAGATAAGTATGCCTGTGAAACTTAAGGATGGCATTCATATACTCAAGGTAACAGATGCAAAGGGTTCTGTCCTTGAGTTTGAGAAGGTAAAAGGACTTATCGGGCAAAGGATAGCAGCTGAAAAACAGAGAGAGAGTTTTGATAAACTTATCGAAAATCTGAAAAAGAAACATAAGATTGATATAAACAAAGATGCCCTATCAAAGATAACATTTGCACCAGCACCTGCACAAAAATAG
- the mnmE gene encoding tRNA uridine-5-carboxymethylaminomethyl(34) synthesis GTPase MnmE: MNHLEDTIVAISTPIGEGGIGIVRLSGKDAIPIADKVFFSPKGKKLRDAKSHTIIYGFVIDPIENNRIDEVIVTVMKAPKTYTREDVVEINCHGGMLPLHATMRILLREGARLAEPGEFTKRAFLNGRIDLSQAEAVIDIIRAKTETAERLALKQLEGKLSSRITDIRDKLVELCMHIEAYIDFPEEEIESLEKQDIINSIDMIKGNLSNIIRSYDEGKFFREGVSTAIVGKPNVGKSSLLNALLQKDRAIVTEIPGTTRDIIEDYVNIKGLPLRIMDTAGIRETHDLAEIEGVRRSLKAIDGADIVLAVLDASRQLDKADKEVIDKVKGKKTIIVINKSDIESPTFDLEPLSFNLKPCVRVSALKGDGIDDLKDAIYSMCITSSKAADAAIDAEDIIITNIRHRQAIEKALKSLYNAEDILKRNEPLEIAAIFIRESLDSLGEIVGVVTTEDILNKIFNEFCIGK; the protein is encoded by the coding sequence ATGAACCATCTCGAAGACACAATAGTTGCCATATCAACCCCTATTGGAGAAGGCGGCATAGGCATTGTGCGACTGAGCGGCAAGGATGCAATCCCTATTGCTGATAAGGTATTTTTTTCTCCAAAAGGCAAGAAACTCAGAGATGCAAAATCTCACACAATCATTTATGGATTTGTAATAGACCCTATTGAGAATAATCGCATAGACGAAGTCATTGTCACTGTCATGAAGGCTCCAAAAACCTATACAAGAGAAGATGTAGTGGAAATTAACTGTCATGGTGGCATGCTGCCATTACATGCAACCATGAGAATCCTCTTAAGAGAAGGTGCAAGGCTTGCTGAACCCGGAGAGTTTACAAAGAGGGCTTTTTTAAATGGCAGAATCGACCTTTCGCAGGCAGAAGCTGTTATAGATATTATCAGGGCAAAGACAGAAACTGCAGAAAGGCTTGCATTAAAACAACTTGAAGGAAAGCTCTCATCAAGGATAACAGATATAAGGGATAAGTTAGTAGAATTATGCATGCATATAGAGGCATACATAGATTTTCCAGAAGAAGAAATAGAGTCTTTAGAGAAACAGGACATCATCAATTCAATTGACATGATAAAAGGCAATCTCTCAAACATTATAAGGAGTTATGATGAAGGAAAATTTTTCAGAGAGGGGGTCTCTACTGCTATTGTTGGCAAGCCAAATGTTGGAAAGTCATCGCTCCTGAATGCCTTGCTTCAAAAAGACAGGGCAATAGTTACAGAGATACCGGGGACAACACGGGACATAATAGAGGATTATGTGAATATCAAAGGACTGCCTTTAAGGATAATGGATACGGCTGGAATAAGGGAGACCCATGACCTTGCAGAGATTGAGGGTGTAAGGAGGAGTCTTAAGGCTATTGATGGGGCTGATATTGTACTGGCAGTGCTCGATGCCAGCAGGCAACTCGATAAAGCAGATAAAGAAGTAATTGATAAGGTGAAGGGAAAAAAGACTATTATTGTAATTAATAAGTCTGACATCGAGAGTCCTACTTTTGACCTTGAGCCTTTATCCTTTAACCTTAAACCGTGTGTGAGGGTTTCTGCTTTAAAAGGTGATGGCATTGATGATTTAAAAGATGCTATCTATTCAATGTGCATAACATCGAGCAAAGCTGCAGATGCTGCCATAGATGCTGAAGATATAATAATAACAAACATAAGGCATAGACAAGCCATAGAGAAGGCATTAAAATCATTATATAATGCAGAAGATATATTAAAAAGAAACGAGCCGCTTGAGATTGCAGCTATCTTCATAAGAGAATCACTCGACAGCCTCGGAGAAATTGTTGGAGTAGTTACTACTGAAGACATACTAAATAAGATATTCAATGAATTCTGCATAGGAAAATAA
- a CDS encoding cation diffusion facilitator family transporter translates to MNRTSEIRKVLLITLVLNLIVSAAKVFYGYYINSVSILSDGYHSLFDGVSNIVGLIGIYIASHPPDEKHPYGHRKYETVFTIFVGVLMFITCIEIFKKSYNSFLGQSETAMITPQSFMVMLITLSVNIFVAIYEKNKGVSLTSEYLIADSKHTRSDIYVSLGVIGGLIISKIGISKADPIAGAIVGIFVAKAGIDIIKESTEILVDRTQMDTSMIKEIACTVDGVIECHEIRTRGTKSHIFVDLHVIVAPSLTVEDAHKIAEIVEKKIKNEISEVVDVVVHIEPSQ, encoded by the coding sequence ATGAACAGAACATCTGAAATAAGAAAGGTATTATTAATCACACTCGTATTAAATCTCATCGTTTCTGCTGCAAAGGTATTTTATGGCTACTATATTAATTCCGTTTCCATCCTTTCAGACGGCTATCACTCCTTGTTTGACGGTGTTTCAAATATCGTAGGGCTTATAGGCATATATATAGCCTCGCACCCGCCTGATGAAAAACATCCATATGGACATAGAAAATATGAGACCGTATTTACAATATTTGTGGGTGTTTTGATGTTTATAACTTGTATTGAGATATTCAAAAAATCATATAACTCGTTTTTGGGACAATCCGAAACAGCAATGATTACACCACAAAGCTTCATGGTAATGCTCATTACCCTATCAGTGAATATATTTGTTGCTATTTATGAAAAAAATAAAGGTGTCTCTCTTACAAGTGAATACCTTATCGCTGACTCCAAGCATACGCGAAGCGATATTTATGTATCTTTAGGCGTCATAGGGGGACTCATTATTTCAAAAATCGGGATTTCAAAAGCAGACCCTATTGCAGGCGCCATTGTAGGCATATTCGTGGCAAAGGCAGGTATAGATATAATAAAAGAATCTACAGAAATCCTTGTGGACAGGACACAAATGGACACATCTATGATTAAAGAAATTGCATGCACAGTTGATGGGGTTATAGAATGCCATGAAATAAGGACAAGGGGTACAAAGAGCCATATATTTGTTGACCTCCATGTGATCGTTGCCCCATCTCTAACAGTAGAAGATGCACACAAAATTGCAGAGATAGTAGAGAAAAAGATAAAAAATGAGATTTCAGAAGTTGTAGATGTAGTAGTTCATATAGAGCCGTCGCAATAA
- the tgt gene encoding tRNA guanosine(34) transglycosylase Tgt codes for MKFTLKDFDEKARTGLIETGRGQIHTPTFMPVGTQGTVKAMSPDELKEIGAEIILSNTYHLYLRPGHEIIHQLGGLHKFMNWDKPILTDSGGFQIYSLSSLRKITEDGVEFRSHIDGSLHFLSPEKAMEIQVSLGSDIAMAFDECTPYPAEYDYAMKSLTLTTRWARSCKQFLSSLQPSAFSHQPFLFGIIQGGMYKDLRKKSLEDLVEIGFDGYAAGGLSVGEPKEEMYDIIEFIAPLMPENRPRYLMGVGDLMDILVAVENGFDMFDCVMPTRNARNGTLFTSRGRISIKRTEFKADADPLDPDCDCYTCRNYSKAYLRHLFLSKEILSMRLNTIHNLYFYLDFFRKMREAINSGTFKEFKRYWSEILQAKAVG; via the coding sequence ATGAAATTCACTTTAAAAGACTTTGATGAAAAAGCCCGGACAGGACTCATTGAAACAGGTCGTGGACAGATTCACACCCCCACATTCATGCCTGTTGGCACACAGGGGACTGTCAAGGCAATGTCTCCTGATGAGTTAAAAGAAATAGGGGCTGAGATTATCCTGAGCAATACATACCACCTATATTTGAGACCAGGGCATGAAATAATACACCAACTGGGTGGACTTCATAAATTCATGAACTGGGACAAACCTATATTAACTGACAGTGGCGGTTTTCAGATTTACAGCCTTTCTTCATTAAGAAAAATTACAGAGGACGGTGTTGAATTTAGGTCACACATTGACGGCTCACTTCATTTTTTAAGTCCTGAAAAGGCAATGGAGATACAGGTATCGCTTGGTTCAGACATTGCAATGGCATTTGATGAATGCACACCATACCCAGCAGAATATGACTATGCCATGAAATCTCTCACCCTCACTACAAGATGGGCAAGGAGTTGCAAACAATTTCTTTCAAGCCTTCAGCCATCAGCCTTCAGTCATCAGCCTTTTCTCTTTGGCATTATCCAGGGGGGGATGTACAAGGACTTACGAAAAAAAAGCCTCGAAGATCTTGTAGAAATAGGATTTGATGGATATGCAGCAGGAGGATTGAGCGTTGGAGAGCCAAAAGAAGAGATGTATGATATTATAGAGTTTATTGCTCCCTTGATGCCTGAGAATAGACCAAGATATTTAATGGGTGTTGGGGACCTTATGGATATACTGGTTGCAGTAGAAAATGGATTTGATATGTTTGACTGTGTAATGCCGACAAGAAATGCAAGAAATGGCACACTATTTACAAGCAGGGGAAGGATAAGCATCAAAAGGACAGAATTCAAGGCAGACGCAGACCCTTTAGACCCTGACTGCGATTGTTATACATGCAGAAATTATTCAAAGGCATACCTCAGACACTTGTTTCTTTCTAAGGAAATACTCTCTATGAGGCTTAACACAATACATAATCTGTATTTTTATCTCGATTTTTTCAGGAAAATGAGAGAAGCTATAAATAGCGGGACATTCAAAGAATTTAAAAGATATTGGAGTGAGATATTGCAAGCTAAAGCGGTGGGATAA
- a CDS encoding two-component system sensor histidine kinase NtrB, translated as MKDIKHITNKLAFRIILPVSILVLIAGIILYIFVLRYISDFTNQHIKNEFLWAWGEIYTICDKSLNELLKTNDIDNEKIVRIKKGLTISSIEDFLHQNRLKGIITENKKELLSCCNTPEKSRIFIDAAQANTVSSVKYDGIEYYTYQADFEPWSWQIIIIKDSTAYSSLIDKVKISYLSTGISLTLAGLLILCYLNRAVKYPINNIITSLKANKQPEYKGIYEFEFLSNSVAEMMEERQRMIKHIMEEQKLKGIRILASGVAHNFNNMLVGVLGYASLLSMKLENAKRENRLLKEEDLDELLKCTKTIETSAQKASTLARELSGLSRKKMLEGDSVGPVDINKLVTEMQRLLSDTFPKNIEVIAITDNNIPVITGDGMQLEQALLNIAINSKDAMPDGGKLTIQTSIADIKGKSKYHYLKPGRYAAVQIRDTGTGMDEDTLNHIFEPFFTTKPVDKGTGLGLATVYSIIKAHDGYVIAESTPGKGSLFTIYLPIK; from the coding sequence ATGAAAGATATTAAGCATATTACAAATAAATTAGCATTCAGGATTATTCTGCCTGTGAGCATACTCGTGCTGATTGCAGGGATAATCCTATACATATTTGTGCTGCGATATATCTCTGACTTCACAAATCAGCACATTAAAAATGAATTTTTATGGGCATGGGGAGAAATATACACCATATGCGACAAAAGCCTAAATGAGCTTTTAAAAACAAATGATATAGATAATGAAAAGATAGTAAGGATTAAAAAAGGACTGACCATTAGTAGTATAGAAGACTTTTTGCACCAAAATAGGCTCAAGGGCATTATCACAGAAAACAAAAAAGAACTGCTTTCATGTTGCAACACTCCTGAAAAATCAAGGATATTTATAGATGCTGCACAGGCAAATACAGTCTCCAGTGTCAAGTATGATGGCATTGAATATTATACTTATCAAGCAGATTTTGAGCCGTGGAGTTGGCAGATAATTATAATAAAGGACTCTACTGCTTACTCATCCCTTATAGACAAAGTAAAAATTTCATACCTATCTACAGGCATTTCACTCACATTAGCAGGACTGCTCATACTCTGCTATTTAAACAGGGCTGTCAAATATCCAATAAACAATATAATAACTTCTTTAAAGGCAAATAAGCAGCCTGAATACAAAGGCATATATGAATTTGAATTCTTAAGTAACAGTGTTGCTGAAATGATGGAAGAAAGACAGAGGATGATAAAACACATAATGGAAGAACAAAAACTAAAAGGCATAAGAATCCTGGCAAGCGGAGTTGCACACAACTTTAACAATATGCTCGTTGGCGTGCTTGGATATGCATCATTGCTCAGCATGAAATTAGAAAATGCAAAAAGGGAAAATCGCTTGCTTAAGGAAGAAGATCTTGATGAACTTTTGAAATGCACAAAAACCATAGAGACATCAGCACAAAAGGCAAGCACTCTTGCAAGGGAGTTATCAGGGTTATCAAGAAAAAAAATGCTCGAGGGTGACTCTGTAGGACCTGTTGATATAAATAAATTGGTAACAGAGATGCAAAGACTGCTTTCCGATACCTTCCCCAAAAATATAGAAGTCATTGCTATTACAGACAACAACATACCTGTTATCACTGGTGATGGCATGCAGCTTGAGCAGGCACTTTTAAACATTGCAATTAATAGCAAAGATGCCATGCCTGATGGCGGAAAACTGACGATACAAACATCTATTGCAGATATAAAAGGAAAATCTAAATACCATTATCTTAAGCCAGGCAGGTATGCGGCTGTGCAGATAAGGGATACAGGCACAGGAATGGATGAAGATACATTAAACCACATCTTCGAGCCGTTCTTTACCACAAAGCCAGTTGACAAAGGCACAGGATTAGGGCTTGCAACAGTATATTCAATTATAAAGGCACACGATGGATATGTTATTGCAGAAAGCACACCCGGCAAAGGTTCTCTATTTACAATCTATCTGCCGATAAAATAA
- a CDS encoding amino acid ABC transporter substrate-binding protein gives MKKSGLFVLKLVLFCLLSSVYAEEPIKIGVSLGLTGRYSEMSDMQMKGFKLWEHDINKKGGLLGRKVKVIIHDDKSDPLIAKNIYEDLILKERCDFVFGPYSSQITEAVVPITEKHHYPLLTSGASADRLWQKGYRYVFGVYTPASKYTIGFLELIAANNLNNIAIVYADDIVSIDIAEGAVKWAKRFGLKVVLMKMFKKGTRDLKYIALKVKDSNADALIVCGHLDESIDMRKSLKGIGWYPKVYYASVGAAMQEYYDALGIDANYTFSSSQWEPYTRFPGSREFTDSFIKKYNAMPSYHAATAYAGGQILEAAIKKANSFDRAKIHDILLVMDIITIIGRYGVYTDGMQKRHFNLIIQWQNGKKEIVWPDEIRTARPIFK, from the coding sequence ATGAAAAAATCTGGTTTATTTGTTTTAAAGCTTGTTTTATTTTGTCTGTTATCTTCTGTTTATGCTGAAGAACCTATAAAGATAGGTGTGAGCCTTGGACTTACAGGCAGATATTCTGAAATGTCCGATATGCAGATGAAAGGCTTCAAGTTATGGGAGCACGATATAAATAAAAAGGGGGGATTGCTTGGCAGAAAGGTAAAGGTCATTATACACGATGACAAAAGTGACCCATTGATTGCAAAAAACATCTATGAGGACCTGATTTTAAAAGAAAGATGTGACTTTGTCTTTGGTCCCTATTCAAGTCAGATTACAGAAGCTGTAGTGCCTATAACAGAAAAACACCATTATCCTCTTCTCACATCAGGTGCATCTGCAGATAGGTTGTGGCAAAAAGGTTACAGATATGTATTTGGCGTTTATACTCCCGCCAGTAAATACACCATTGGATTTTTGGAATTAATTGCAGCAAACAATCTTAACAATATTGCCATTGTATATGCAGATGATATTGTATCAATAGATATTGCAGAAGGAGCAGTAAAGTGGGCAAAGAGATTTGGGCTTAAAGTCGTATTAATGAAAATGTTTAAAAAAGGCACAAGGGACCTCAAATACATAGCATTGAAGGTAAAAGATTCAAATGCTGATGCATTGATAGTATGTGGTCATCTTGATGAATCCATAGACATGAGAAAATCTCTTAAAGGCATCGGCTGGTATCCAAAGGTTTATTATGCATCAGTCGGTGCTGCTATGCAGGAATATTATGATGCACTTGGCATTGATGCCAATTATACATTTTCATCATCGCAGTGGGAGCCTTATACAAGATTTCCGGGCTCCAGAGAATTCACAGATTCATTCATAAAAAAATACAATGCAATGCCTTCATACCATGCAGCAACTGCATATGCAGGGGGCCAGATACTTGAGGCTGCTATAAAAAAGGCAAATAGCTTTGACAGGGCTAAGATCCATGATATTCTATTAGTAATGGATATAATAACGATCATCGGCAGATACGGCGTTTATACAGATGGAATGCAAAAAAGGCATTTTAATCTAATAATACAATGGCAGAATGGCAAAAAGGAGATCGTTTGGCCTGATGAAATTAGGACAGCAAGACCTATATTTAAATGA
- a CDS encoding vitamin B12-dependent ribonucleotide reductase — protein sequence MKQAEKHTSNVLNLSQNALTVLQKRYLKRNEEGKVVETPEELFRRVASFVAQADSLYGKTVEEIKQVEEEFYELMTTLSFLPNSPTLMNAKRRLGQLSACFVLPVDDSMESIFDAVKYAAIIHKSGGGTGFSFSRLRPKGDVVGSTKGISSGPISFMTVFDTATEAVKQGGTRRGANMGMLRVDHPDILEFITCKDNNYKLNNFNISVGLTEAFMRAVEEDSEYDLINPRTKKISGRLRAREVFEKIVNQAWKNGEPGIVFLDRINASNPTPMLGEIESTNPCGEQPLMPYESCNLGSINLAKMVRDSNVDWHKLKETIWKAVHFLDNVIDMNKYPLKLIDEMTKANRKIGLGVMGWADMLIQLRIPYNSERAIKLAEEVMGFIQSEGRLASSALAEERGVFPNYEHSIYNGEMPVRNATVTTIAPTGSLSIIAGCSSGIEPLFAVSFVRNVMEGTKLIEVNPYFEAEAKNRGLWSRELMERIADRGSLAHFDEIPDDMKKVFVTAHDITPTDHIRMQAAFQKYVDNAVSKTVNFPYQATTKDVEDVYMLAYKLGCKGVTVYRDGSREEQVLSTSKKADEKISIEVGRKIVPKKRPPVIKGSTRLLKTGCGHLYVTINEDEDGKPFEVFTNIGKAGGCASSQSEAIGRLISLSLRSNIEPEEIVKQLKGISCHQPSWTEGGKILSCSDAIAKAIEKYLHSLNGDNGNGKTKYNEVMLIGACPECGGAVEHESGCAVCHNCGFTKCG from the coding sequence ATGAAGCAAGCAGAAAAACACACGAGTAATGTCCTTAATCTATCTCAAAATGCCTTAACAGTACTTCAAAAGAGGTATCTCAAGAGAAATGAAGAAGGCAAAGTAGTAGAAACGCCTGAGGAACTTTTCAGAAGGGTTGCATCTTTTGTGGCTCAAGCAGATAGTCTCTATGGCAAGACAGTGGAAGAGATTAAACAGGTTGAAGAAGAATTCTATGAACTAATGACAACACTATCATTTCTTCCAAATAGCCCGACTCTCATGAATGCTAAAAGAAGGCTTGGACAGCTATCTGCCTGCTTTGTCTTGCCTGTTGATGATTCTATGGAGTCAATATTCGATGCTGTAAAATATGCAGCAATAATCCATAAATCAGGAGGAGGCACAGGCTTTAGCTTCTCAAGATTAAGACCAAAAGGCGATGTTGTTGGCTCTACAAAAGGCATTTCATCAGGTCCTATATCATTTATGACTGTCTTTGATACAGCAACTGAGGCTGTCAAGCAAGGCGGCACAAGAAGGGGTGCGAATATGGGAATGCTCAGGGTTGACCACCCTGATATTTTAGAATTTATCACATGCAAGGATAATAACTACAAACTCAATAATTTCAATATTTCTGTGGGTCTCACAGAGGCATTCATGCGGGCAGTGGAAGAAGACAGCGAATATGACCTTATTAATCCAAGGACAAAGAAGATCTCTGGTAGGCTCAGGGCAAGAGAGGTATTTGAAAAGATAGTGAATCAGGCATGGAAAAATGGAGAACCGGGCATAGTATTTCTTGATAGAATAAATGCATCGAATCCAACGCCAATGCTCGGCGAGATAGAGTCAACGAACCCATGCGGTGAGCAGCCCCTTATGCCTTATGAATCATGCAATCTTGGTTCTATAAATCTCGCAAAGATGGTTAGAGATAGCAATGTTGATTGGCATAAGCTCAAAGAGACCATATGGAAGGCTGTGCATTTCCTTGACAATGTCATAGATATGAATAAATATCCTCTTAAACTCATAGACGAGATGACAAAGGCAAATAGAAAGATAGGACTGGGTGTCATGGGATGGGCTGATATGCTTATACAACTCAGGATTCCTTATAACTCAGAAAGGGCAATAAAACTTGCAGAGGAGGTAATGGGGTTCATACAGTCAGAGGGCAGACTTGCATCAAGCGCACTTGCAGAGGAAAGAGGGGTATTCCCTAATTATGAACACAGCATATATAACGGCGAGATGCCTGTTAGAAATGCAACAGTTACCACTATTGCTCCGACAGGCAGCCTTTCGATTATTGCGGGTTGCTCATCAGGAATAGAGCCTCTTTTTGCAGTGTCATTTGTTAGAAATGTAATGGAGGGAACAAAGCTAATAGAAGTCAATCCATATTTTGAAGCAGAGGCAAAAAATAGAGGATTATGGAGCAGAGAGCTTATGGAGAGGATTGCTGACAGAGGCTCGCTTGCCCATTTTGATGAGATTCCTGATGACATGAAGAAGGTGTTTGTTACAGCGCATGATATCACACCAACTGACCATATAAGAATGCAAGCAGCATTTCAGAAGTATGTTGATAATGCTGTCTCAAAGACAGTGAACTTTCCTTATCAAGCAACTACAAAAGATGTAGAAGATGTCTATATGCTTGCATATAAGCTTGGATGTAAAGGTGTTACTGTCTATAGAGATGGTTCAAGGGAGGAGCAAGTTTTAAGCACATCAAAAAAAGCAGATGAAAAAATAAGCATCGAGGTGGGTAGAAAGATAGTCCCTAAAAAGAGGCCGCCTGTTATCAAAGGCTCAACACGACTTCTCAAGACAGGCTGTGGACATCTCTATGTAACTATCAATGAAGATGAAGATGGCAAGCCATTTGAGGTATTCACAAACATTGGCAAGGCTGGTGGCTGCGCATCTTCTCAGTCAGAGGCAATCGGCAGACTCATATCTCTATCTTTAAGGTCAAACATAGAGCCTGAAGAGATAGTTAAACAGCTTAAGGGTATATCATGTCATCAACCTTCGTGGACAGAGGGAGGCAAGATACTCTCGTGCTCTGATGCCATTGCAAAGGCTATAGAAAAGTATTTGCACTCTCTAAACGGAGATAATGGAAACGGCAAGACTAAATACAACGAAGTCATGCTCATAGGTGCATGCCCTGAGTGCGGCGGCGCTGTTGAACATGAGAGCGGCTGTGCAGTCTGCCATAACTGTGGATTTACAAAGTGTGGATGA